In the genome of Streptomyces fagopyri, the window AGGCATTCGGATCGTTCGGCCGGGGTCACCACAACCTGAACTACATGGTGAGGCCGCTCACGGAACGTGACTCCCGGCTGGTGGCGTGCGACGACGGCGCGCCGGTGACGGTGCGGGAACGTATCCCCTCGGCGCTGCCCGTGGTCATCAGGACCTGGCAGGACGAGGCGGAGATCCTCAACACGATCTGGGACGTGCTGCCGCACGTTCCGCGATGCCTGGTCAAGCACCGTGATCTGACGATTCTCAGCTATGTGGAGGGCATGCCGCTGTCGCGCATCTGCCCGAACGACAATCCGCTGGACTCCGGCTTGGTTCTGGCACTCGCGGATCTCCTGGCGGACATGACGCAGGTGCGCAGACAGCATCTGCCTCCGCTGCCACCGTCCTGGCCCCGCTCCAGCCGTGACAGCAGAGCCTTTCTGCGGACGTTGGCGTTCGCGGCGGAGGAGCAGATCAGACAGCGCAATTGGGGCGAATTCGGCGGCCTTTTCGCGATGCTGGGCATTCCCGAGGACGCGCTAGTGCGATTCGCCGAGAGAGTGCCGGCGCTGATCAGCCGCCCCTTCAGTCTGCTCCACACCGACCTGCACCGGGACAACGTGATCGTCTCCTACGACGGTGACCCGCCCCTGATCTGCGTCGACTGGGAGCTTGCGAGCTACGGCGACCCGTTGCACGACCTTGCCACGCACCTCGTGCGGATGCGTTATCCCGACTACCAGTGGCCCGAGGTGATCGAGGCATGGCGTGAGGCGATGGGCCGACGGCGTCCCGCGGCGGTGCACGGGCTCGACCGCGACCTCAGGCACTACGTCGCCTTCGAGCGTGCCCAGTCCGTCTACCCGGACGTGATCCGCGCCGCGATGTCGCTGGGTGACTCCACCAGGCGGCAGGAACTGGACGCCGCGACCGGTGCGGTGCACCGGGCACTGCTGGCGGCCGAGGAACCACTGAGGCTCGCGAGAGTGCCGGACGAGACTGCGATCGAGCGGATCCTCTTCAGGTGGAACGAGTCACACGGAGGCCGGTACGAACGTCACTGGTCCCGTCAGCCGATCGTTTGGAGGGCCGACGAGAGAATCCTTCCGCACCCGTGTTTTCCCAAGACGGCTGTGAGTGAGGCCCTGTTCGAGGAGGGGGCCGCGTCCGCGGACCGGGTGTTCAAAGGAACGGCTCATCTCAACACGGCGGTACGGGTGTCCGGCGTGCCCTTTCCCGTCATGGTCCGCCGGAAGGTCGGCACGGCGAACGCGCGGGAGCGCAGGTTCCTCCACGAGCATGTCGTCCTCGGAGCCATCGAGCGGTCGAGCGTTTCGGTGCGTGCGCCGCGCGTGTTGGCTCTGGGGACCAGCGGCCTGACGGAACAGTTCACCATCCACTCGTACGAAGGGCCGGCGGACGGGCTCCGGCCACCGGATCACCCCGTGGACGGTCTGCGCCCGTACGAGGCGGACGATCTCGTGGACCAACTGCTGGCCCTGACCTTCGTGGACTGTGACGAGTTGGATCAGGACATGAGGGGATTGAACTTCTACCCCGGACTCCGTGACGAGCTGGTTCGCATGGTGAACGAATTGCCCAAGTCGACCCGGGACCTGATGCGAGAACTCGGGCTCCCCAACGGCTACCGCCTCGGCGAGATCTTCGACCGCCACACCCAGACCCTGGTACCGCGTCGACCCGTACTCCTGCACGGCGACCTCAACCCATGGAATCTGGTGCGCGCCGATAGAGGGTTGGTCCTCATCGACTGGGAGATGGCTCTCATAGGCGACCCCCTGTACGACCTGGTCCGCCACATGCATCTGACGCCCACCCGGCCTGAGATCCGTGAGCGTCTGTTCGCCCGCTGGGCCCGTGTGCTGCCGGAGGAGTGCACGAAGGGCTGGTACGAGGACTGGCGGGTCTATCGGTGGATGGAAGTGGTCCGCTCGGCGTACGTGGATCTCGACCGCTTGGTGATGGGCGACAGCCTGGACGCGCCGAACGTCCGCCGGGCGGTGGACAGTTACGCGATGACTCTGGCCGGGGCCATCGCGGCGCTGGGCCTGCCGGGCAAACCTATGGCGAACCCCTACCTTGCCCGGGCGCTGCCGCACGGACACCATGGAGTCCAACGGACAGCTGGGGTCTCCGCGGATTTCTGACCTTCCGGCGGGCTTCGGCACGGGGGAGGGGACAGCGGATGTCCGGTGGGTCGGGCAGAACGACCGACGGCGGCATGGGCGAACGCCTGAAGCGATTCCAGGGTCGGTACGAGCCGATGTTCACGCGCATCCTGCTCTTGACGATCTTTTTCACCGGAGTGACCGCCCAGTTCGTGAAACCTGTCGGAGACGCTCTGCAGGACAAGGCGTTCCTCGGCGGCGCGCTGCTCAGCCTCGTCGGGTATGTGCTGTACGACACGGTGAAGGACTTGGCCGCGTCGCTCAGGCTGCCCGTGCGGGCCCAGGTCGGCTCGCCGGAGCTGGGCAGCTTCGTGAGCGAGGCGTTCCGGGCCCGCACGGTGGAGATTCGTTTCCTCGGCTACACGGGAGAGACGCTCTACAACGAGCTCTATCACCGTCTGGAAGGGCTCCTGGACGATCCCGGACCGACCCGGCACGTGTCCGTCAGAGTGCTGATCCCGGACTTCGGACAGCCGATGATCGTTCCTTCCAGGGTCGGGGAAGACGGTGTGACGCCGGTGGACGACCCGGACTACCGGAAGCGCCTGGAACTCAAGTGCCAGGAGTACGACCAGACGTTGTCAGGGATCGCGGAGCGCCTCACCACAGGAGGACGGGTGACGGCGGAATGCGAGTACCGCCTGTATCCCGGCATACCGAAGGACAAGATCTGCATCTTCAACCGGGAACAGGTGCTGCACGGTCTCTACGACGTGGTTGCCCGGACCGTTCAGGGCAGCTCGGAGCCCGAGTTCTACGACCCCAAGGGCTACCGCACCGATCTCAACGTCTGGTCCCGCGCGGGAGGCGACGATTCCAAGTCCGTCATAGCTACGTGGAACAAACACCTCGACGACCTGTGGCGACTGTCGTCACCGCCGAGCTGGCACGTACTCACGCGTCCGACTCGGCCTGCTCCTCGAACCCCTCCCGGGCCTCCACCCCGGTAGCCCCTTCGCCTCCCTCCGACTCGCCCCGCCGCTTCCGTCGCTCGCGGATCAGCCGGTGGTCGCCGCGTCCAGGAGCGGAATCAACTGGGCCTCTTCATAGGTGAGATGGGCTTCGAGTGCGTCCGTGAGGCGTATCACCTCGGGGAGCACGAGGGCCGGGTCGGCGTGCTGCTCGCCGACGACACGGCGCAGTTCCCCGGCCAGTTCGGCGATCCGCCCGTACTCGTCGCGCAACCGGTCCAGCAGCGGTGCGTGTTCGGGGTGGCGGTCGGCCAGTACACGGAAGAGGCCGATGTCCTCGCCGGTGTGGTGCTGGTGCAGGCCCTGGCAGAGGGTGAGGCAGTTGACGCGGAGCTGTGCACCCAGCCGGGAGCCCGAGGTCTCGAACTCCGTTCTGATCAGGGCCAGTTCGCGCCGGAAGGCATCGTGGACGACCTTCAGTGCCTCGCTCACGGAGCCGGCGTTCAAACGCGGCGGGCCGTCCTGGGCGATCTCCTGGAGCGCGACGACGGGGATCACGCGGTCCGTCTTCGCCTGGTAGTCGGCCCATCCCGGATCGGCCTCCACCGCCCGGGCGAAGAGCCGGTCCCGCTCGGCGCCCTCCAGGACGACGGCCCGCGCGTCGTAGGTGAAGACCCCGCTCTCGACGCGTACGCACGGGTCGGCGACGAGGTTGCGGAACCAGTCCGGGTGCCCGGGCGCGCCTCCCGCGGAGGCGATGACGAGGACCCGGCCGCCGCCGTCGGGGTAGTAGCCGAGGGGGGTGGTGTGCGGGGTTCCGGTGCGCGCCCCGGTGGTGGTCAGCAGGAGGAGCCGGGCTCCTTCGAAAGGGCCGCCGACTTTCCCGTGACGGGCGCGGAATTCATCGATGATCTGCTGGTTGAAGGCGTTGGGCATGCTCTGCTTTCTGCTGTCTTCAGGCCGTTTTCGGGCAGGGGGAATCGCCGCGGCGCCATGTGCGTGCGAGGGCACGCGAAGCCCGCGTTACGAAATCAGGGGGAGAGGAAGGCGCGCGATACTCCGCGTTCCGGAGCGCGCGAGGAAGAAAGGGGTGGGCGGTGCCCTGCACCGCTCCGGCCTCACTCGGAGGCCGGGCAACCCACTCGCTCACGGCACGAGGCCGACCCGGCAGTCATGGCCGCAACGGTAGTGCCGGGCTTGCTCCGGGGCAATCCGTATCCAGAGATTCCCTATTGCCGAGACGTGCGCCGGTTTACGGAGACGTTCCCCGCAGGACGAGATGTTCCCCGGCGTTTCCCGGCATTACTCGGTGTTCCCCGGTACTCGTCGGAACTCGCCGGGATCGGTGAGCGTCGGAGAGCCGATTCGTGGGGAACGCGCAGTGGTCGGGAACGCGGAGTCGTGGGGAACGCGCAGTGGTCGGGAACGCGGAGTCGTGGGGAACGCCGTGTCGTCGGGACGGGCGAGGCCGTGTCGGCCCAGCCGCCCCGTCCGCGCCGGCACCCGCCCCGCTCCGCTCCGTGGCGGGTGCCGGCTCCGGCGTACCCCCGCGAGGCGGTACGCCGGAGCCACCGGAGCCACCGGAGCCACCGGAGCCACCGGGAACCTCTCTCGGGCAGCCCGGCGCGTCCGACCGGGGGCTTTCGGCGTGGCGCAGCGCACTTTTGCAAGCGGGTGCTTGCAATTGTTAGCGGAGGTGCGGCAAGGTGGAGCCATGGCATCGCTCAACGTCGGCAATCTCGGTGAGTATCTGCGTGACCAGCGGCGCAACGCGCAGCTGTCACTGCGGCAGCTCGCCGACGCCGCCGGGGTGTCCAATCCGTATCTGAGCCAGATCGAGCGCGGGCTGCGCAAGCCGAGCGCGGAGGTGCTGCAGCAGGTCGCCAAGGCGCTGCGGATCTCCGCCGAGAC includes:
- a CDS encoding phosphotransferase produces the protein MGVPLMPGPPGPPALEEAADTAYRDFVRYAKAFGSFGRGHHNLNYMVRPLTERDSRLVACDDGAPVTVRERIPSALPVVIRTWQDEAEILNTIWDVLPHVPRCLVKHRDLTILSYVEGMPLSRICPNDNPLDSGLVLALADLLADMTQVRRQHLPPLPPSWPRSSRDSRAFLRTLAFAAEEQIRQRNWGEFGGLFAMLGIPEDALVRFAERVPALISRPFSLLHTDLHRDNVIVSYDGDPPLICVDWELASYGDPLHDLATHLVRMRYPDYQWPEVIEAWREAMGRRRPAAVHGLDRDLRHYVAFERAQSVYPDVIRAAMSLGDSTRRQELDAATGAVHRALLAAEEPLRLARVPDETAIERILFRWNESHGGRYERHWSRQPIVWRADERILPHPCFPKTAVSEALFEEGAASADRVFKGTAHLNTAVRVSGVPFPVMVRRKVGTANARERRFLHEHVVLGAIERSSVSVRAPRVLALGTSGLTEQFTIHSYEGPADGLRPPDHPVDGLRPYEADDLVDQLLALTFVDCDELDQDMRGLNFYPGLRDELVRMVNELPKSTRDLMRELGLPNGYRLGEIFDRHTQTLVPRRPVLLHGDLNPWNLVRADRGLVLIDWEMALIGDPLYDLVRHMHLTPTRPEIRERLFARWARVLPEECTKGWYEDWRVYRWMEVVRSAYVDLDRLVMGDSLDAPNVRRAVDSYAMTLAGAIAALGLPGKPMANPYLARALPHGHHGVQRTAGVSADF
- a CDS encoding nitroreductase/quinone reductase family protein, with amino-acid sequence MPNAFNQQIIDEFRARHGKVGGPFEGARLLLLTTTGARTGTPHTTPLGYYPDGGGRVLVIASAGGAPGHPDWFRNLVADPCVRVESGVFTYDARAVVLEGAERDRLFARAVEADPGWADYQAKTDRVIPVVALQEIAQDGPPRLNAGSVSEALKVVHDAFRRELALIRTEFETSGSRLGAQLRVNCLTLCQGLHQHHTGEDIGLFRVLADRHPEHAPLLDRLRDEYGRIAELAGELRRVVGEQHADPALVLPEVIRLTDALEAHLTYEEAQLIPLLDAATTG